The Bacillota bacterium region GCCTGGTCAAGGCGGGCCAGCAGGTTAGGGGCTGCCTCGCCTATGACTACAGGAGAAACCTCGGCCTTCGATTGAGGGCCTCCAGCGTTATCCTGGCCACCGGGGGCGGCATGGAGGTCTACCCGTTGAGTACCGGGTCCGCCTGCCTCACGGGGGACGGCTACTCCCTGGGCCTCCAGGCCGGTGCTGGCCTGGTAGACATGGAGTTCGTGCAGTTCCTGCCCACATGCACGCTGGCCCCCCGGCTCCCGGGCATATCCTTGGCAATATGGGCGCCGGTGCGCTACACCCTGGGGGGCAGGCTTCGCAACGGCCTTGGCCAGGAGTTCCTGGAGAGGTACGCCCAGGGCGCCGCGGCTACCCGGGACATGTTGTGCTTGGCAATAACCCGGGAGGTGGAGGAGGGCAGGGGCTCCCCCCACGGAGGGGTCAACCTTGACTTTACCCAGGAACCCAGGGGAAAGGTCCTGGCGGGACTGGGGGATCTCTACCGGCAGATCTTGGAAGCAGGCCTGGATGTTCTCAGGGAGCCCGTGGAGGTTTGCCCCATGCCCCATCACTTCATGGGTGGCCTGAGTGTGGACCCCTGTGGCGCCACCGGGGTGCCCGGGCTCTACGCTGCGGGAGAGGTTACAGGCGGGATCCACGGTGCCAACCGGCTCACCGGTAACGCCCTCTCCGACGTCACCGTATTTGGCCGCAGGGCGGGCAGGACCGCCGCAGCCTTCGCCAGGGAAGACCCTAGGAGGGAGGACTGGCTTGGAGAATGGAGGGCCCTGGAGGGGCTCTTGGAACCCAGGCCTGGGGAATCCCCAGCCCGGGCCAGGGAGGAACTCAGGGCGCTCATGCTGGACTGCGCAGGGCCTGTAAGGGACGGAGGGGGGCTGGCCAGGGGGCTTCGAGCCCTGGAGGAGATGAGGGAGAGACTCCTCGCCAGGGTCGCCCCGGGTGGCCAGCCCCCCTGGAACCTGGAAGCCCTGGAGACCATAGAGTTCGGCCACATGCTCAACGTGGCTCTGGCGGTGGTCCTCTCCGCCCTCGAAAGAAGGGAGAGCCGCGGGGCCCACGTGCGCAGGGACCATCCCAACAGGGATGTGGCCTGGGAAAAGCACGTCAGGGTTCGCATGGACGGCAAGGGCCGCATGGTTAGGGACCACGTCCCCGTCAGGATGACCACGGAGGTGGGCTGAATGGACAAAAGGGTCCGCTTCTTCGTGATGAGGGGGGCAAGAGGGCGGCTATCGCCCCAGGAGGTTATGGGCAAAGAGGGGATGACTGTCCTGGACGCTCTGATCAAGGCGAGACTAACCACCCCTGACCTGGGTTTGGAGTATGCGTGCCGTAACGGGATGGCCTGCAGGCTGTGCCTGGCCTCCATAGACGGTGAGCCCAGGTACATGTGTGCCACCATGCTCGAGGAAGGGATGGTGGTGGCTCCCGTGTCAGGTGCCAGGGCCATCAGGGACCTGGTCACGGGCCGCGGGGGCCCCGCGCCTGGGGAGGTGTGACCCTTGGTCATGTCCTTGGAGTGCCCAAGGTGCGGCCGGGTGTATCCTTTTAGCAGCGGCCACGGCGATTGTGGTGCCTGCCGGGCCCAAGGTGCGCCCTCGAACCTCACGGTACTGTATGACTACCCGAGCGTCCCCTGGACCAGGGAGACCTTCCGGGACCGGGAGCACAGCATGTGGAGGTACCAGGAGCTCCTACCGGTGGCTGCCCAGGACCGGGTGAGCCTGGGGGAGGGAATGACCCCCCTATTGCACTGCGGGAACCTGGGCGCCCTGGTGGGCCTGGACCACCTATACGTGAAGGATGAATCCCAGAACCCCACATGGTCATTCAAGGATCGGCTGTGTTCCGTGGCGGTGTCCAGGGCCAAGGGTACGGGGGCCTCACTGGTGGTGGTGTCATCCACAGGAAACCACGGTATCTCCGCTGCAGCCTACTCAGCCAGGGCGGGGCTTTCCTGCCTAGTGCTCACCCTGGAGGGGGCTCCCCCCGCCGTGAAGGGCCTAATGCGGGCCTGCG contains the following coding sequences:
- a CDS encoding FAD-binding protein; translated protein: MDWECVDTDVLVVGSGGAGLCAALAAREAGARVVLMDKSRTGRGGATVMALCQVAAALGEAGPDDWTIHMEDTVRSGHGLNDRDMAEVLAREAPDALRWLDEIGTGFDREDGRIQQGPGPGHTRPRAAHVNFHTGRSMIRALLGQVKRDPGILLVENAVAWRLVKAGQQVRGCLAYDYRRNLGLRLRASSVILATGGGMEVYPLSTGSACLTGDGYSLGLQAGAGLVDMEFVQFLPTCTLAPRLPGISLAIWAPVRYTLGGRLRNGLGQEFLERYAQGAAATRDMLCLAITREVEEGRGSPHGGVNLDFTQEPRGKVLAGLGDLYRQILEAGLDVLREPVEVCPMPHHFMGGLSVDPCGATGVPGLYAAGEVTGGIHGANRLTGNALSDVTVFGRRAGRTAAAFAREDPRREDWLGEWRALEGLLEPRPGESPARAREELRALMLDCAGPVRDGGGLARGLRALEEMRERLLARVAPGGQPPWNLEALETIEFGHMLNVALAVVLSALERRESRGAHVRRDHPNRDVAWEKHVRVRMDGKGRMVRDHVPVRMTTEVG
- a CDS encoding 2Fe-2S iron-sulfur cluster-binding protein — its product is MDKRVRFFVMRGARGRLSPQEVMGKEGMTVLDALIKARLTTPDLGLEYACRNGMACRLCLASIDGEPRYMCATMLEEGMVVAPVSGARAIRDLVTGRGGPAPGEV